In Pseudobdellovibrio exovorus JSS, the genomic stretch TAAAAAATAATAAATCGTTCATGTCCGAAAACGGCTAAAAAAATGAAGTTTTTGTGGTAGAACTAAACCATGAAGGCAAAATCTGACATTTATTACAGCGCTATGATAGCACGGGACCCGCGCTTTGATGGCAAGTTCTTCATAGGGGTAAAAACGACAGGCATCTATTGTCGTCCGATTTGTCCCGCCAAACCTAAAAAAGAAAATATTGAATACTTCCACAGTCATATCGAAGCTGAAAAAGCAGGGTATCGTCCTTGTCTGCGCTGCCGCCCTGAAAGTGCGCCGCTGTCTCCGGCATGGGTTGGAAAATCGGCGGTGGTCCAGCGAGCTGTGAAGGTTTTAAATTCGCAGGATACAATCGAGTTCAGTGAAGATCAGTTTGCCGTTCAGTTTGGTGTCAGTGCACGACATTTGCGTCGACTTTTTATAGAGGAAATCGGCAAAACACCTAAGCAATTATCTTTTGAAAATAGACTGAATTTAGCACGCAAGCTGATAACGGAAACCGTGTTGCCGATGTCGGAAGTGGCTTATGCCGCAGGATTTTCTTCCGTTCGGCGTTTTAATGATGCCTTTAAAGATCGTTTTAAAAAGTCTCCGCGGGAAATTCGCAGAGTACCTATTTTAGATGACGAGGGACTCAGCATCACAATTCCCTATCGTCCTCCCTTTGATTTTTCTGGGCTTATGCAATCCTATCAAAGCCATCGCATTGGTCAGTTGGAATGGTTCACCGATGGACAAATGCATCGGGTGATAGAATTTAATGGTAAGGTCGGACAGATCAGTATTAGAAATGATGAAAAGAAGTCCCACTTAGTAGTGAAAATTCAGTTTCCAGATACGTCTGTAATGCACACTCTGATTTCACGGGTACGAAACCTTTTTGATTTAGATTCCGATCCTGCTTTGATAGCTAATGCTTTAGAGTCCGATAGCCAAGTCAAGAAACTCTTAAAAACCTGTCCGGGAATTCGGATGCCGTCGGGGTGGAGTCCTTTCGAGGTGGCCATAGCCACGATACTGGGACAGTTGGTAAGCTTAGAACAAGCGCGCTCTTTAGTGAGTCAGTTGATTGAAATTGCGGGACAAGAAACTCAATATCAAATAAATGGTCAGCGGATAAAACTTTTTCCGACACCACAGCAAATAGTTAAAGCAGATTTGTCCAAATTGAAAACTACGGGACTTCGTAAGCAGACACTGGTTGATTTTTCTAAGGCGATATTATCTGGCGAAATTTCTTTAGAACCAACTCAAGATGTTGAAGAGTTCAAAAAGAAAGTGATGACGATTAAAGGGATCGGTCTGTGGACGGCTCAGTATATGTCCATGAAGGTTTTGCGTGATACGGATTCATTTCCAGCCAGTGATTTGATTTTAAAAAGAGCCCTTGAAATTCATTCCTCTGAGGTCATCGCGGCGATGGCGCCATGGCGAGGCTATGTGGCCGCTCTGTTCTGGCGTGTGTATGCACAAGAGTTAAAGAAAACAAAAAAAGTAAAAGGAAGTTCAACATGATGAAAGTGCAAAGAAAAATTAATTCAGCAGTAGGGGTAATATACTTGGTCGCATCAGAAAAATACTTGCACGGAATTTTTTGGAAAGATCAAAAAATTCAAAAGGAAGAAGCTGCATCTTCAGCTCATTCATCAGCTTCTAAAATTCTAGACAAAACCGAATGTCAGATAGGCGAGTACTTAGCTGGAAAGCGCCAAGAGTTTAATATTCCGATACAGATGGACGGCACCGCTTTTCAAAAGCGAGTGTGGGCACGTTTAGCGCAAATCCCCTATGGCGAGACCAGATCTTATAAGGATATAGCCAAAGAGCTTAAAGATGCGAATGCCAGTCGTGCGGTGGGAACTGCCAATGGGCGTAATCCGATCAGTTTGATTGTACCCTGTCATCGTGTTATCTCTTCAGACGGAACAATGGGCGGCTATGCTGGTGGGCTCAGTATCAAAGAAATGCTACTGAATTTAGAAAAGACAAACATGAAAAAGACAGGAAAACTAAAATGAGCCAGACAACAAATCAGGCGATAAGTCAAAAAATGCAAATTGAAATTTGGAGCGATGTGATGTGCCCATACTGCTACTTAGGGAAGACCAAGTTTGACACGGCACTGGCTCAGCTTGGTAAGTCTTCAGATGTGGAAATCATATGGAAGAGTTTTCAATTAGACCCTTCGATTCCTGATGGAAAAAGTAACCAGAGTAATTATGAATATGTGGCGCAAAAATATGGTTGGTCTTTAGAGCG encodes the following:
- a CDS encoding DNA-3-methyladenine glycosylase 2 family protein; protein product: MKAKSDIYYSAMIARDPRFDGKFFIGVKTTGIYCRPICPAKPKKENIEYFHSHIEAEKAGYRPCLRCRPESAPLSPAWVGKSAVVQRAVKVLNSQDTIEFSEDQFAVQFGVSARHLRRLFIEEIGKTPKQLSFENRLNLARKLITETVLPMSEVAYAAGFSSVRRFNDAFKDRFKKSPREIRRVPILDDEGLSITIPYRPPFDFSGLMQSYQSHRIGQLEWFTDGQMHRVIEFNGKVGQISIRNDEKKSHLVVKIQFPDTSVMHTLISRVRNLFDLDSDPALIANALESDSQVKKLLKTCPGIRMPSGWSPFEVAIATILGQLVSLEQARSLVSQLIEIAGQETQYQINGQRIKLFPTPQQIVKADLSKLKTTGLRKQTLVDFSKAILSGEISLEPTQDVEEFKKKVMTIKGIGLWTAQYMSMKVLRDTDSFPASDLILKRALEIHSSEVIAAMAPWRGYVAALFWRVYAQELKKTKKVKGSST
- a CDS encoding methylated-DNA--[protein]-cysteine S-methyltransferase, whose translation is MMKVQRKINSAVGVIYLVASEKYLHGIFWKDQKIQKEEAASSAHSSASKILDKTECQIGEYLAGKRQEFNIPIQMDGTAFQKRVWARLAQIPYGETRSYKDIAKELKDANASRAVGTANGRNPISLIVPCHRVISSDGTMGGYAGGLSIKEMLLNLEKTNMKKTGKLK